A genome region from Maridesulfovibrio salexigens DSM 2638 includes the following:
- a CDS encoding adenylate/guanylate cyclase domain-containing protein, whose amino-acid sequence MTNKGHSEKYELFKDVMEHRLRQDDIRQVLNQLSLEDRDFFVETLTGTFDKLNAVLEVTHQVSDILTLDILFTRLVELTTEALRADRGTIFLNDPETDELFSRVAMGELTQEIRFPNHLGIAGSVFTSGESIIIDDAYADSRFNPEVDKKTGYRTRNIITAPIRGKDGIAVGVVQLLNKQEKNFSEHDLSLLEAMAAQAASALINAHLFEQVTRARKEETQLLEVTKAISKEIHLKPLINRIMSTTSMLLEADRSTLFLNDEKTNELWSMVAQGMETKEIRFPNHLGIAGSVFTSGSTVNIPDAYSDSRFNPDVDKKTGYRTNTILCMPVKNKSGKIIGVVQSLNKKGGPFTVVDEKRLHAFSAQASIAIENATLFEEVLTMKNYNESMLESMANGVVTFNEDGIAEKCNSSAERILEIREMDILAKKADALFMHENEWIASAIYKTVSGNKTELVMDAELGTQGKIKSVNLSTKPLVNSKGENLGVLLVLEDISSEKRLKGTLARYMTKEVADQLMDNEAMLGGQLKEATVFFSDIRSFTTLSESLGAQETVSMLNDYFTDMVEILFERGGILDKYIGDAIMAVFGTPFATDRDADHAVLSAIDMMRSLRDFNERRLTEGHDPIDIGIGLNTAPVVVGNIGSLKRMDYTVIGDGVNLAARLEGANKMYGSHILLSEFTVAALKDDYLLREADLIQVKGKTEPVAIYEVLDHAKEEQHPLLREVVRTFAHALEVYRNREFESARMLFKECLALLPGDKMSAMYIDRCDHFISVPPADDWDGVWVMKSK is encoded by the coding sequence GTGACGAATAAAGGGCATAGCGAAAAATATGAACTTTTCAAGGATGTGATGGAGCATCGGCTGCGACAGGATGATATCCGTCAGGTGCTGAATCAACTGTCCTTGGAAGATCGAGATTTTTTTGTCGAGACGCTGACAGGCACTTTCGACAAGTTAAACGCTGTTCTGGAAGTCACACATCAGGTGTCGGATATCCTGACCCTTGATATCCTGTTTACCCGCCTTGTGGAACTTACCACTGAGGCATTGCGTGCGGACAGGGGAACGATTTTTCTCAATGATCCTGAAACGGACGAATTGTTCTCGCGCGTAGCTATGGGTGAATTGACTCAGGAAATTCGCTTTCCCAACCACTTGGGTATAGCAGGCTCAGTTTTTACTTCTGGCGAGTCGATCATCATTGATGACGCCTACGCCGATTCCAGATTCAATCCGGAAGTAGATAAAAAAACCGGCTACCGCACCCGCAATATAATTACCGCACCCATAAGGGGGAAAGATGGCATTGCTGTGGGTGTGGTTCAATTGCTTAACAAGCAAGAAAAGAATTTTTCCGAGCATGACCTTTCTTTGCTGGAGGCTATGGCCGCCCAAGCTGCCTCCGCTCTGATCAACGCACACCTGTTCGAGCAGGTTACCCGTGCCCGTAAGGAAGAGACACAACTTCTGGAGGTCACTAAGGCCATTTCCAAGGAAATTCATCTCAAGCCACTTATAAATAGGATTATGTCCACCACATCCATGCTTTTGGAGGCTGACCGCAGCACTTTGTTTTTGAACGATGAAAAAACAAATGAATTATGGTCCATGGTCGCTCAGGGGATGGAGACAAAAGAAATTCGTTTCCCCAACCATCTTGGCATAGCCGGATCGGTTTTTACGTCCGGAAGCACGGTCAATATTCCTGATGCGTATTCGGATTCCCGGTTTAACCCCGATGTGGATAAGAAAACAGGGTACAGGACCAATACTATTCTGTGCATGCCGGTGAAGAATAAGTCCGGGAAGATTATCGGCGTGGTTCAGTCCTTGAACAAGAAGGGCGGTCCGTTCACTGTCGTTGATGAAAAAAGGCTTCATGCTTTTTCTGCTCAGGCTTCCATAGCTATCGAGAATGCAACACTTTTTGAAGAAGTCCTGACCATGAAAAATTATAACGAGTCCATGCTTGAATCAATGGCCAACGGCGTGGTCACGTTTAATGAGGACGGGATCGCCGAAAAGTGCAATTCGTCTGCGGAGCGTATTCTGGAAATTCGCGAAATGGATATCCTTGCCAAGAAAGCGGACGCGCTTTTTATGCATGAGAATGAGTGGATAGCCAGCGCTATTTATAAAACTGTGTCCGGAAATAAAACCGAGTTGGTCATGGATGCTGAGCTGGGCACCCAAGGCAAGATCAAATCCGTTAATTTATCGACCAAGCCTTTGGTAAATTCCAAGGGCGAAAACCTTGGAGTGCTGCTCGTTCTTGAGGATATTTCGAGCGAAAAACGGCTCAAGGGCACGCTGGCACGGTATATGACCAAGGAAGTAGCCGATCAACTCATGGACAATGAGGCCATGCTCGGCGGTCAGCTCAAGGAGGCCACGGTCTTTTTTTCCGATATCCGCAGTTTTACCACGTTATCCGAATCCTTGGGGGCGCAGGAAACAGTCTCCATGCTCAATGACTATTTTACCGATATGGTGGAAATTCTTTTCGAGCGAGGGGGGATTCTGGATAAATACATTGGCGACGCAATTATGGCAGTGTTTGGAACTCCCTTTGCGACTGATCGCGATGCTGATCACGCTGTTTTGTCGGCAATTGATATGATGCGTTCCCTGCGTGATTTCAATGAACGCCGCCTCACGGAGGGGCACGATCCTATCGATATCGGAATAGGTCTGAATACCGCTCCGGTGGTCGTAGGAAACATCGGCTCCCTTAAGCGTATGGACTACACCGTAATCGGTGACGGGGTAAACCTTGCGGCTCGGTTAGAGGGGGCTAACAAGATGTACGGTTCTCATATCCTGCTTAGTGAGTTCACAGTAGCTGCTCTCAAAGATGATTATCTTCTGCGGGAAGCTGACCTGATTCAGGTTAAAGGCAAAACAGAGCCAGTGGCCATTTATGAGGTGCTTGATCATGCCAAGGAAGAGCAGCACCCTCTCCTTCGGGAGGTGGTCCGTACCTTTGCCCATGCGCTGGAAGTCTATCGCAATCGGGAATTCGAGTCCGCTCGGATGCTCTTCAAGGAATGTTTAGCGCTTTTGCCCGGCGACAAGATGAGCGCAATGTACATAGATCGATGCGATCATTTCATCTCCGTCCCGCCAGCAGACGATTGGGATGGAGTATGGGTCATGAAGAGCAAGTAG
- a CDS encoding TusE/DsrC/DsvC family sulfur relay protein yields MAIVEFQGKSFDVDEDGFLLKFEDWCPEWVDFCKESEGIKDLNEEHQKVIDFLQDYYKKNGIAPMVRILSKVTGFKLKHIYELFPSGPGKGACKMAGLPKPTGCV; encoded by the coding sequence ATGGCAATCGTTGAATTTCAGGGAAAAAGCTTTGACGTAGACGAAGATGGTTTCCTGCTTAAGTTCGAAGACTGGTGCCCTGAGTGGGTTGATTTCTGTAAAGAAAGCGAAGGCATCAAAGATCTGAACGAAGAGCACCAGAAAGTTATCGACTTCTTGCAGGACTACTACAAGAAGAACGGTATCGCACCCATGGTCCGCATCCTTTCCAAGGTTACCGGATTCAAACTCAAGCACATTTATGAGCTGTTCCCCTCCGGTCCCGGTAAGGGAGCTTGTAAAATGGCTGGTCTGCCCAAGCCTACCGGCTGCGTATAG